A portion of the Acidisarcina polymorpha genome contains these proteins:
- a CDS encoding IS110 family transposase, with protein MSKQIVALGKPAVSTEKYPDRQVKKLFCGIDIGAETLAIAVMEVDHPWVQREFANTVAGHKALLNWLGKMKAPVRVSLEATGIYSMDLALALDATEFVEVAVLNPKRVHDFARTLRRSKTDSADAQVLAEFSLRMPFAAWQKPSQSALALRAISRHLEALVVQQRREGNRLHAAERSLATPRCVIADLKRSLAGVDRRIVKLRREALTLIAADAHLSQRFRLLTSVPGIAAVSALQILGELVLLAPDMKVRQWVARSGLDPVHQDSGTSVHKPSRISRAGSRHLRRALYMPALAAVRWDPHLKAFYEALLARHKRKLQALIAVARKLLHAIYGIFGSQTPYDGSKLFPHLLTI; from the coding sequence ATGAGCAAGCAGATCGTTGCTCTTGGTAAGCCCGCAGTTTCAACCGAGAAATACCCAGATCGCCAAGTGAAGAAGTTGTTTTGCGGTATTGATATAGGCGCGGAAACTCTGGCGATTGCAGTGATGGAGGTGGACCATCCGTGGGTGCAACGCGAGTTTGCCAACACCGTTGCGGGACACAAGGCGCTGCTCAACTGGCTGGGAAAGATGAAGGCGCCGGTGCGGGTATCGCTGGAGGCCACCGGCATTTATTCGATGGACCTGGCCTTGGCCCTGGATGCGACCGAGTTTGTGGAGGTAGCGGTGCTGAACCCAAAAAGGGTTCACGACTTTGCGCGGACACTTCGCCGGTCCAAAACGGACTCAGCAGATGCTCAGGTGCTGGCAGAGTTCAGTCTGCGCATGCCCTTTGCAGCCTGGCAAAAGCCCAGTCAAAGCGCCCTCGCTCTGCGCGCCATCAGCCGGCATCTGGAGGCGTTGGTGGTCCAGCAAAGGCGGGAAGGTAATCGCCTGCACGCCGCCGAAAGATCGTTAGCCACGCCGCGCTGTGTGATCGCGGACCTGAAGCGTTCGCTGGCCGGAGTTGACCGGCGCATCGTGAAGCTGCGCCGTGAGGCCCTGACGTTGATCGCCGCTGATGCCCACTTGAGCCAGCGTTTCAGGCTGTTAACAAGCGTTCCGGGCATCGCGGCCGTCAGCGCGTTGCAGATCCTGGGCGAACTGGTCCTGCTGGCCCCAGACATGAAGGTGCGTCAATGGGTCGCGCGCAGCGGGCTCGATCCGGTACACCAAGACTCTGGCACTTCGGTGCATAAACCATCGCGCATCAGTCGCGCTGGCAGTCGCCACCTGCGCCGGGCGCTTTATATGCCGGCTCTGGCCGCAGTGCGTTGGGACCCACATCTAAAGGCGTTCTATGAAGCCTTGCTTGCGCGGCACAAACGCAAACTGCAGGCACTGATCGCGGTCGCTCGCAAACTGCTTCACGCCATCTACGGCATCTTCGGCAGCCAAACTCCCTACGACGGAAGCAAGCTCTTCCCGCATCTGCTGACCATATAA
- a CDS encoding IS481 family transposase, with protein sequence MVYTLSEIGGFVALAFTHDDAFMPWKEIRTVDQRLQFLSSYQKEEMSVTDLCHEYGISRPTAYKWIKRYDEVGPEGLLDLTRKPHGCSHATPAQIENEILALRKRFPSWGARKLKAPLERMNPNVPWPAASTVGQILRRAGLTNPKRKKRRTTPYSQPFSMVTAPNQLWCMDFKGYFMTGDGLRCDPFTITDAHSRFLIRCQAVTRMDLAQVSAVCEAAMREFGVPERIRTDNGTPFAGTGLLGLSRLSLAWIKLGIVHERIQPGKPQQNGRHERMHRTLKEDTTNPPARTLTAQQKKFDNFRATFNHERPHEALANETPGSIYVPSTRMLPSRAVPFVYPKSIETRRVNCSGDVSWHKGRVFISEVFRNEDLGFEQMEEDLYRVTFHNMELGEFNSSEMRFRPVLRA encoded by the coding sequence ATGGTTTACACCTTGTCGGAGATCGGCGGTTTCGTCGCTTTGGCCTTTACGCACGATGATGCGTTCATGCCTTGGAAAGAGATACGTACCGTGGATCAGCGTCTGCAGTTTTTATCGAGTTATCAAAAGGAAGAGATGTCCGTGACCGATCTCTGTCACGAGTACGGCATCTCCCGCCCAACGGCTTACAAATGGATCAAGCGTTACGACGAAGTTGGGCCGGAAGGCCTACTGGATCTGACGCGCAAGCCTCATGGTTGCTCCCATGCGACACCGGCTCAGATCGAAAATGAGATCCTCGCTCTGCGGAAGCGATTTCCATCCTGGGGAGCACGGAAGCTGAAGGCGCCCCTGGAGCGGATGAACCCGAACGTGCCGTGGCCTGCGGCGAGTACGGTGGGCCAGATATTGAGACGCGCCGGGCTGACCAACCCGAAGCGCAAGAAGCGGCGCACGACTCCTTATTCCCAGCCGTTCTCGATGGTGACGGCGCCGAACCAGCTCTGGTGCATGGACTTCAAGGGATACTTCATGACGGGCGACGGGCTTCGCTGCGATCCGTTCACCATCACTGATGCTCACAGCCGGTTCCTGATCCGCTGTCAGGCGGTGACACGCATGGACCTTGCCCAGGTGAGCGCCGTATGCGAGGCGGCGATGCGCGAGTTTGGCGTGCCGGAGCGTATCCGCACTGACAACGGAACGCCGTTCGCCGGAACCGGACTGTTGGGTCTTTCGAGGCTCTCGCTCGCATGGATCAAGCTCGGTATTGTGCATGAACGCATTCAGCCGGGCAAGCCGCAGCAGAACGGCCGCCATGAACGGATGCACCGCACGTTGAAGGAAGATACAACCAACCCGCCAGCGCGGACGCTCACCGCGCAGCAGAAGAAGTTCGACAACTTCCGGGCGACGTTCAACCATGAACGTCCGCACGAAGCCCTCGCGAACGAGACCCCGGGCAGCATCTACGTCCCAAGCACCCGGATGCTGCCGAGTCGTGCCGTACCGTTTGTTTATCCAAAGTCCATCGAGACGCGGCGTGTGAACTGCAGCGGCGATGTAAGTTGGCACAAGGGCCGAGTCTTTATCAGCGAAGTATTCCGCAACGAAGACCTCGGCTTCGAACAGATGGAGGAAGACCTTTATCGCGTCACGTTCCACAACATGGAACTCGGCGAGTTCAACAGCTCGGAGATGCGCTTCCGTCCAGTGCTGCGCGCCTAG
- a CDS encoding ArdC-like ssDNA-binding domain-containing protein: protein MSSVATTPTVTPSTQNPKQPQPRQTAKEMIAANVQSLIEQLEAGHSDALTAYLNAMSRFHSYSFGNVLEIARQRPTATKVAGMYAWNQLGRRVKKGEKGIRILAPIIGIKRKRDEEAEKDITKQNTRVLVGFRNAYVFDVEQTEGVELPAMREVYGDVGENHDRLVSFIERQGIELVYTENIAPALGMSYGGRIAILPGQSKAETFATLLHELAHEMLHKAERRTTTTKVVRETEAEAIAFVVGKAVGLEAGTASADYISLYHGNASLLIESLEVIQQTSAVILAALESSAAAETMPDAELAKVA, encoded by the coding sequence ATGAGCAGCGTAGCCACCACCCCCACCGTCACCCCGTCCACGCAAAACCCCAAACAGCCGCAGCCACGGCAAACAGCGAAAGAGATGATCGCCGCCAATGTCCAGAGCCTCATCGAGCAACTGGAGGCCGGACACTCGGACGCACTCACCGCCTACCTGAACGCGATGAGCCGCTTTCATTCGTATTCCTTTGGCAATGTCCTGGAGATCGCGAGACAGCGCCCGACAGCCACGAAAGTCGCGGGCATGTATGCGTGGAACCAGTTAGGACGCCGCGTGAAGAAGGGCGAGAAGGGCATCCGCATTCTGGCTCCCATCATCGGCATCAAGCGCAAGCGCGATGAAGAGGCCGAGAAGGACATCACCAAGCAAAATACCCGCGTCCTTGTTGGCTTTCGGAATGCCTATGTCTTCGATGTGGAGCAGACCGAAGGCGTCGAGCTTCCCGCGATGCGCGAGGTGTACGGAGACGTGGGAGAGAACCACGACCGTCTCGTTTCGTTCATCGAACGTCAGGGCATCGAGCTTGTCTATACCGAGAACATCGCTCCCGCGCTTGGCATGAGTTACGGGGGACGCATCGCCATCCTGCCGGGACAATCGAAGGCCGAAACCTTCGCGACTTTGCTCCATGAGCTGGCGCATGAAATGTTGCACAAGGCCGAGCGGCGAACCACCACAACCAAGGTAGTGCGCGAAACAGAGGCCGAGGCCATTGCGTTTGTTGTCGGCAAAGCCGTAGGACTGGAAGCCGGAACCGCGAGTGCCGATTACATCAGTCTCTATCATGGCAACGCCTCGTTGCTGATTGAGTCGCTGGAGGTCATTCAGCAGACCTCCGCTGTCATCCTTGCCGCATTGGAATCGTCCGCAGCCGCAGAAACGATGCCCGATGCAGAACTGGCGAAGGTGGCGTAA
- a CDS encoding DUF6908 domain-containing protein yields the protein MQTILQILKMAGGWHPGLYLKIDNVPYMELVIEAMDESGPMGLPALSVAHYGEQNGDLMRDPEMCFELGMAAGPHLSAFYFRNDYLGVEQWSRNIVRGNYVHLIALHEQHQQFAKTWDNNLRLQRFADAFTVKCIRG from the coding sequence ATGCAAACCATCCTTCAAATCCTCAAGATGGCCGGAGGGTGGCACCCCGGCCTGTATCTCAAGATCGACAACGTCCCGTACATGGAGCTTGTCATCGAAGCGATGGACGAGTCCGGCCCGATGGGACTCCCCGCTCTGTCCGTCGCGCACTACGGCGAACAGAACGGCGACCTCATGCGCGACCCGGAGATGTGCTTCGAGCTTGGCATGGCGGCAGGCCCGCACCTGTCCGCATTCTATTTTCGCAACGACTATCTCGGCGTGGAGCAGTGGAGCCGCAACATCGTGCGCGGCAACTATGTCCACCTGATCGCTTTGCATGAGCAGCACCAGCAATTCGCAAAGACGTGGGATAACAACCTGCGTTTGCAGAGATTCGCAGACGCTTTCACGGTCAAGTGCATTCGTGGCTAG
- a CDS encoding ParB/RepB/Spo0J family partition protein codes for METQIVNATEYRNVTLALLSESKTNPRRTFEEVALKELASSIRTQGVLSPLLVRPLTDNGFEIIAGARRYRAAQMAEVPTVPVRIVHLSDAAALEAQLVENLVRSEIHPMEEAQGFRALLDLEDPKYSIEQIAAKVGKSPVFVASRLKLSDLVPAAVDAFYADEIGVGHALLLAKLPADQQEAALQVCFKEVYNGGSNPARILLPVRNLQFWIDSNILLVLKDAPFNKRDAQLIPTAGSCADCPKRTGHNKLLFGDDLGRQGDRCTDPNCYAAKVSAHVAQTVAAKPELVQISTAYGGQKEGSPVLPRNKYTAIRDDKPKSKDDAKRPEFKVCKFTTEAIITEGADVGTIHKVCANPTCPVHHPKQPTNRSDEKWKAEQDKQRKEQAIANSTGLRVLAAVSATVPVRLLKRDLLFILERLVSVMDENRVEMLARQHGIRQKRDDGGVSKT; via the coding sequence ATGGAAACGCAGATCGTCAATGCCACCGAATACCGCAACGTAACCCTCGCTTTGCTGAGTGAGTCCAAGACCAATCCCCGCCGCACCTTCGAAGAAGTTGCCTTGAAAGAACTTGCATCGTCCATCCGTACCCAGGGCGTACTCTCGCCCTTGTTGGTTCGTCCTCTCACTGATAATGGCTTCGAGATCATCGCTGGAGCACGGCGTTACCGCGCCGCGCAGATGGCCGAAGTCCCGACCGTGCCCGTCCGCATCGTTCATCTCTCCGATGCAGCCGCGTTAGAAGCTCAATTGGTGGAGAACCTTGTCAGGTCGGAAATCCACCCGATGGAAGAAGCGCAGGGGTTCCGCGCATTGCTGGACTTAGAAGACCCGAAGTACAGCATCGAGCAAATTGCGGCGAAGGTGGGAAAATCTCCTGTCTTCGTGGCTTCGAGGTTGAAATTGTCCGACCTTGTACCGGCAGCAGTCGATGCGTTCTATGCCGATGAAATCGGTGTAGGCCATGCTCTGCTGTTGGCGAAGCTGCCCGCCGACCAGCAGGAAGCCGCGCTCCAAGTCTGTTTCAAAGAGGTCTATAACGGCGGATCGAATCCCGCCCGTATCCTGCTGCCCGTCCGCAACCTGCAATTCTGGATTGACAGCAATATCCTGTTAGTCCTGAAAGATGCGCCGTTCAACAAGCGGGACGCGCAGCTTATCCCGACCGCTGGCAGTTGTGCCGATTGCCCCAAGCGGACAGGCCATAACAAGCTGCTGTTTGGCGATGACCTTGGAAGGCAGGGTGACCGCTGTACCGATCCAAATTGCTACGCTGCCAAAGTCTCAGCGCACGTCGCGCAGACCGTCGCCGCGAAACCGGAACTGGTGCAGATCAGCACAGCCTATGGTGGCCAGAAAGAAGGCAGCCCCGTATTGCCCCGCAACAAGTACACCGCCATTCGGGACGACAAGCCGAAATCGAAAGACGACGCCAAGCGGCCCGAGTTCAAAGTGTGCAAGTTCACCACCGAGGCCATCATCACCGAAGGTGCGGACGTTGGCACCATCCACAAAGTGTGTGCCAATCCCACTTGCCCCGTCCATCATCCGAAGCAGCCAACCAACCGCAGCGATGAGAAGTGGAAGGCCGAGCAGGACAAGCAGCGCAAGGAGCAAGCCATTGCGAACTCGACCGGACTCCGTGTTCTTGCCGCTGTGAGCGCCACCGTTCCCGTTCGCCTCTTGAAGCGTGACCTGCTCTTCATCCTCGAAAGGCTGGTAAGCGTCATGGACGAGAACCGCGTCGAGATGTTGGCGCGTCAGCACGGCATCCGCCAGAAGCGCGACGATGGAGGCGTCAGCAAAACGTAA
- a CDS encoding winged helix-turn-helix transcriptional regulator → MVTVKRKGPVLLSHTCSAQELEDALRVLEGRWKTLIIYHLFTAPVLRFSDLRRAVEGISQKMLIQQLRDLEENGVISRKVYPVVPPKVEYGLTKDGLALRPVLQALQTWAQSRSS, encoded by the coding sequence ATGGTTACCGTAAAACGTAAAGGCCCAGTGCTCCTCTCTCATACCTGCTCCGCCCAAGAACTCGAAGATGCTCTTCGAGTTCTCGAAGGCCGCTGGAAAACACTGATCATCTACCACCTCTTCACGGCGCCCGTTCTGAGGTTCTCCGATCTTCGCCGGGCCGTTGAGGGAATTTCACAGAAAATGCTGATTCAGCAATTGCGAGATTTAGAAGAGAACGGGGTGATCTCTCGGAAGGTCTATCCTGTCGTGCCCCCCAAGGTGGAGTACGGATTGACTAAGGACGGTCTCGCACTTCGCCCAGTGCTCCAGGCGCTACAGACGTGGGCTCAATCAAGGAGTTCCTAA
- a CDS encoding nuclear transport factor 2 family protein, translated as MTNNTSNTELLVRQLLDRQDIQDTISRYSQGQDSHQGADSNILEQWDNTFAKNGTVDYSVAGGTKGSYRDLAKWMRGEGATSGSMSGFSNWQHMLSLPVVSLTGDTAKARTDFFATHRGKKENEFNVHYNAAGAFHDELVRTTDGWRIKFRRLEVYFGDPLQIAKIG; from the coding sequence ATGACAAACAACACCTCGAACACAGAATTACTCGTGCGGCAACTTCTGGATCGGCAAGACATTCAAGACACCATCTCGCGGTACTCGCAGGGACAGGATAGCCACCAGGGAGCGGACTCCAACATCCTTGAGCAGTGGGACAACACGTTCGCGAAGAACGGAACGGTCGATTACAGCGTTGCAGGCGGAACCAAGGGCTCGTATCGGGATCTCGCCAAGTGGATGCGGGGAGAGGGCGCTACGTCGGGTAGCATGAGCGGCTTCTCCAACTGGCAACACATGCTGAGCCTGCCAGTCGTCTCTCTCACTGGCGACACCGCGAAAGCACGGACCGACTTCTTCGCAACCCACCGTGGCAAGAAAGAAAACGAGTTCAACGTTCACTACAACGCTGCAGGTGCCTTCCACGACGAACTCGTACGCACGACTGATGGCTGGCGTATCAAATTTCGTCGCCTTGAGGTGTACTTTGGCGATCCGTTACAGATCGCAAAAATCGGCTAA
- a CDS encoding winged helix-turn-helix transcriptional regulator, whose translation MDQDCVLYARGITPVLELLSGKWTLQILCALRFGPVRLSQLTRLTPTASKKALRAALRALEASGFVIRHDLSKTVLHVEYDLSENDRPVISGLLDHLAVWGHVLEKRESARMAPLSPT comes from the coding sequence ATGGATCAAGATTGTGTATTGTATGCAAGAGGAATTACCCCGGTTCTAGAGCTTCTCAGTGGTAAATGGACGCTGCAAATACTGTGTGCGTTGCGATTTGGCCCCGTACGCCTGAGCCAGCTCACGCGGCTCACGCCAACGGCTTCCAAGAAAGCATTGCGGGCCGCACTGAGAGCTCTTGAAGCTTCTGGATTTGTCATTCGCCATGATCTAAGCAAGACGGTTCTCCACGTTGAGTATGATCTCAGCGAAAACGATAGACCGGTCATCAGTGGCCTGCTGGATCACTTAGCGGTGTGGGGTCATGTACTGGAAAAGCGAGAGTCGGCGCGAATGGCCCCTTTGTCGCCCACCTAA
- a CDS encoding 2-dehydropantoate 2-reductase: protein MARIAIVGVGAIGSVIAALLESIERHDLVLCTRRPLAYLNVETPEGRNNISYANHTDPSQVEPVDWVIVATKTYDARGAGAWVKHLCKQGVPVAVIQNGVEHRERFAPYSPAELIVPVIIDCPAERRAPESVHQRGPVELFIQSDVLGRSFAALLQGSAAQITLTADFVSAAWRKLCVNSAGSISALLGKPAGVFWDVAIGDATLEVVRECVDVGRAVGAILDEDLPQKVLAQYRNYPVDLVNSLLADRLAGRSMETDARIGAIVRHGRQHNIPTPRNSLLLSLLEAI, encoded by the coding sequence ATGGCGCGGATCGCAATCGTGGGAGTGGGCGCAATCGGATCTGTGATCGCGGCTTTACTGGAATCCATCGAACGGCACGATCTTGTACTCTGCACGCGTCGGCCTCTCGCATACCTCAATGTCGAGACTCCTGAAGGTAGAAACAACATTTCTTACGCGAACCATACCGACCCGTCACAGGTGGAGCCTGTGGATTGGGTCATCGTGGCCACCAAGACTTATGATGCTCGCGGTGCCGGGGCGTGGGTCAAACATCTCTGCAAACAAGGTGTTCCCGTTGCAGTGATTCAGAATGGAGTGGAGCATCGTGAACGCTTTGCCCCCTATTCACCAGCGGAGCTGATCGTCCCTGTCATCATCGATTGCCCAGCCGAGCGCCGTGCACCCGAGAGCGTCCACCAACGTGGGCCAGTTGAGCTTTTCATACAGTCAGATGTACTGGGCCGTTCTTTCGCAGCCCTGCTTCAGGGCTCAGCCGCACAGATAACCCTGACTGCTGACTTTGTCTCTGCCGCATGGCGCAAGCTTTGTGTCAACTCTGCCGGCTCGATCTCGGCGCTTTTGGGCAAACCGGCTGGTGTCTTCTGGGATGTGGCGATCGGAGACGCAACGCTCGAGGTAGTCCGTGAGTGCGTAGACGTCGGCCGGGCGGTAGGAGCAATCCTCGATGAGGACCTCCCACAGAAAGTGCTCGCGCAATACCGCAACTACCCCGTTGACTTGGTGAACTCGCTTTTAGCCGACCGCCTTGCTGGCCGCTCGATGGAGACGGACGCTCGCATCGGTGCCATAGTCCGCCACGGACGACAGCACAACATACCGACACCGCGAAATAGCCTATTGCTTTCTCTTCTTGAAGCCATATAG
- a CDS encoding MFS transporter — protein sequence MFNAVASSRKLTNSPHQILFASLIGSTIEFFDFYIYGTASVLVFPKLFFPASDPASSMLASLATFAIAFLARPLGSAMFGHFGDRFGRKKTLVVALSTMGLSTVAIGTLPTYHTIGFVASLLLALCRFGQGLGLGGEWGGAVLLAIENAPPNKRAWYGMFPQLGAPIGFLLSGGVFLLLSRCLTNRQFFSFGWRLPFLASAVLVFLGLYVRLTITETFVFQKALEQNRQVKLPMLSLFRQHAKSLIAGITVCLATFVLFYLMTIFALSWGTTMLGYSRGKFLLMQLFDVSFFAATIPISALLAEHGRRRVMLWVTLLIGIFGLVMAPMFTAGTTGAVLMMGLGLSLMGLTWGPLGTVISELFPTSIRYTGSSLAFSVAGIVGASLAPYIATWLARSYGLQYVGYYLSAAAVVTFFGLLSIRETRDYDLISSERLEDQGNQNR from the coding sequence ATGTTCAATGCTGTTGCTTCATCGCGTAAGTTGACTAATTCTCCGCACCAGATTCTATTTGCCAGCCTGATCGGCAGCACGATCGAGTTTTTCGATTTCTATATCTATGGAACGGCATCCGTGCTCGTCTTCCCCAAGCTGTTCTTTCCGGCTTCCGATCCAGCGTCCTCTATGCTGGCCTCGCTTGCCACTTTCGCGATTGCATTCTTGGCACGACCTCTCGGCTCAGCGATGTTCGGTCACTTTGGTGATCGCTTTGGCCGTAAGAAGACCCTGGTCGTCGCGCTTTCCACAATGGGGCTGTCGACCGTCGCCATTGGTACCTTACCCACCTACCACACTATCGGTTTTGTAGCGTCATTACTTCTGGCTCTATGCCGCTTCGGACAAGGTCTCGGCCTCGGTGGAGAGTGGGGTGGGGCGGTGCTGTTGGCTATTGAAAATGCGCCACCTAATAAGCGTGCGTGGTACGGCATGTTCCCACAGCTTGGTGCGCCTATAGGATTTCTTCTCTCAGGCGGGGTCTTCCTGTTGCTCTCCAGATGCCTTACCAATCGCCAATTCTTTAGCTTTGGCTGGCGACTTCCGTTCTTGGCAAGTGCTGTTTTGGTGTTTCTCGGTCTCTATGTGCGGCTCACCATCACAGAAACATTTGTCTTCCAGAAGGCTCTTGAGCAGAACAGACAGGTTAAGTTGCCGATGCTGTCACTGTTTCGCCAGCATGCTAAGTCGCTCATCGCCGGAATCACCGTGTGTCTTGCGACATTTGTTCTCTTCTATCTCATGACGATCTTTGCTCTGTCCTGGGGTACGACAATGCTTGGCTATAGCCGAGGCAAGTTTCTGCTGATGCAATTGTTTGATGTCTCGTTCTTCGCGGCAACGATCCCGATTTCAGCTCTGTTGGCAGAACATGGACGGCGCCGAGTGATGTTGTGGGTCACTCTGCTAATCGGCATCTTCGGTTTAGTAATGGCTCCGATGTTTACAGCCGGTACGACCGGCGCGGTTCTGATGATGGGTTTAGGGCTATCGCTGATGGGTCTCACATGGGGTCCACTCGGAACGGTGATCTCTGAACTGTTTCCAACTTCGATCCGCTATACCGGAAGTTCTCTGGCTTTTAGTGTTGCCGGTATTGTGGGAGCCTCGCTAGCGCCTTACATTGCCACTTGGTTGGCTAGGTCGTACGGGCTCCAGTACGTTGGCTACTATCTTTCCGCCGCGGCAGTGGTTACCTTCTTCGGGCTGCTCTCAATTCGAGAGACCAGAGACTATGACCTCATTTCATCAGAGCGGCTCGAGGATCAAGGCAATCAAAATCGATGA
- a CDS encoding NAD(P)-dependent oxidoreductase has product MKIAFLGLGKMGTAIAARLLTQNTVTVWNRSERATKELVEQGAIAATNSAEAVREADIVFTMLVDDAAHEDVLLEKGALDAMHKDAVLITLSTFSVAFSEQMLKETESRTLRYVACPVFGGPNLAEQGKLFLIPAGDADSIEKARPVLEVFSRGIQIVGERAPAALAFKLGGNFLIASVIASLSEAAHTASAHQIAPELFLSTINAALFQSPFYEAYAKLLLKAPPQPAATFSLGAKDVRLFRQAAVIGGNDTPLADLLNEYFDAGLAEGRKDEDWASAWYAMSAKTLRPPPVAI; this is encoded by the coding sequence ATGAAGATAGCCTTTCTTGGTTTGGGAAAGATGGGAACCGCAATCGCGGCTCGCCTGTTGACACAGAACACGGTCACGGTCTGGAACCGGTCCGAACGAGCAACCAAAGAACTGGTGGAACAAGGAGCCATAGCTGCCACCAATTCAGCAGAGGCCGTCCGCGAGGCTGACATTGTCTTCACTATGCTCGTCGATGATGCGGCGCATGAGGATGTGTTGTTGGAAAAGGGCGCACTCGACGCAATGCACAAGGATGCTGTTCTGATAACGCTTTCTACGTTCTCCGTCGCCTTTTCGGAGCAGATGCTGAAAGAGACGGAAAGCCGAACATTGCGGTATGTTGCATGTCCGGTGTTCGGAGGACCGAACCTTGCAGAACAAGGCAAGCTCTTCCTCATTCCGGCAGGTGACGCCGACAGCATCGAAAAGGCGCGCCCTGTATTAGAAGTTTTCAGCCGTGGCATTCAAATAGTCGGCGAGCGAGCTCCAGCGGCGCTCGCATTCAAACTTGGCGGTAATTTCTTGATCGCATCGGTCATCGCCTCACTCTCAGAGGCCGCCCACACCGCCTCCGCGCACCAGATTGCCCCCGAGCTCTTTCTTTCGACGATCAATGCTGCACTGTTCCAATCGCCGTTCTACGAGGCGTATGCGAAACTGCTTCTGAAGGCACCACCACAGCCTGCAGCAACCTTCTCCCTGGGAGCGAAGGACGTGCGTCTATTCCGCCAGGCAGCGGTTATCGGGGGCAATGACACGCCACTAGCCGATCTGCTGAATGAATATTTTGACGCGGGGCTGGCAGAGGGCCGCAAGGACGAAGACTGGGCCAGCGCATGGTATGCCATGAGCGCAAAGACATTGCGACCACCTCCCGTTGCTATCTAG
- a CDS encoding alpha/beta hydrolase has product MSSTNCFKPNDPRDIRLWDGPAPGARGDDPCRDVPYLKVFRTWSGSQKPKAAIIVIGGGGYDRLTDTKEQAPVAEYFSQTIGVEAFVLYYRLVQSDGTYRYPAPMWDGQRAVKLIRARAAQLGIDPSHVAVFGFSAGGHLASTLALHSASDFDLPIHDTVDEQRGRPDLLGLGYPVISMDPADVPPSGSYNNLLRDFDGGELRHLQIYLSGEKNVTDRTPPVFLFESMDDARISPQNSVLFVSALRQKNVPVDAHLFPHGEHGAGLAQGIPGEEDWPEMYHRWLDAQGFLER; this is encoded by the coding sequence GTGAGTTCCACAAATTGTTTTAAACCAAACGACCCCAGGGACATTCGCCTCTGGGACGGTCCGGCCCCCGGCGCTAGGGGCGACGATCCCTGCAGAGATGTTCCCTATCTGAAGGTCTTTCGTACGTGGTCCGGCTCGCAAAAGCCAAAAGCTGCAATTATTGTGATCGGTGGTGGCGGGTATGACCGCTTGACCGACACGAAAGAGCAGGCTCCTGTCGCGGAGTACTTCTCGCAGACGATAGGCGTGGAGGCCTTCGTACTGTACTACCGTCTAGTTCAGTCTGACGGGACTTATCGGTATCCGGCACCGATGTGGGATGGGCAACGCGCGGTAAAGCTTATCCGAGCCCGAGCTGCCCAATTGGGTATCGATCCTTCTCATGTCGCAGTTTTCGGCTTCTCCGCCGGAGGACATCTAGCCAGTACCCTTGCGCTTCACTCGGCCAGCGACTTTGATCTTCCAATTCATGACACCGTCGACGAGCAGCGAGGCCGCCCTGACTTGCTTGGCCTGGGCTACCCGGTCATATCGATGGACCCGGCGGATGTTCCGCCCTCTGGTTCCTATAACAATCTGCTGCGAGACTTCGATGGCGGTGAGCTGCGCCATCTGCAGATTTACCTTTCAGGCGAAAAAAATGTCACCGACCGCACCCCACCGGTTTTCCTTTTCGAGAGCATGGATGACGCACGCATCAGCCCGCAGAACAGCGTTCTGTTCGTCTCAGCGCTCCGCCAGAAAAATGTTCCGGTGGATGCTCACCTCTTCCCTCATGGTGAACATGGTGCCGGTCTTGCGCAAGGAATTCCTGGTGAAGAAGACTGGCCAGAGATGTACCACCGCTGGCTGGACGCCCAGGGTTTTCTTGAGCGGTAA
- a CDS encoding nuclear transport factor 2 family protein → MKGVILNVAGMAHHRKQGRREIMTATNGFEGDLLIRNLLELFNERNGITRRKLLSELWSENAVFIDPEGAHQGREKIDQAVERLFDSFPGFSFSVSGPVKSQHGIGYLPWATARPVSHNRFQGSMSVWWKAVS, encoded by the coding sequence ATGAAGGGAGTGATTCTCAATGTTGCAGGTATGGCTCATCACAGGAAGCAAGGGAGAAGAGAGATTATGACCGCAACTAATGGTTTCGAAGGGGATCTTCTAATCCGGAACTTACTGGAGCTTTTCAACGAGAGGAATGGCATCACTCGTCGCAAGCTGTTGAGCGAGCTGTGGTCGGAGAACGCGGTCTTTATTGATCCGGAAGGAGCCCATCAAGGCCGGGAAAAGATCGACCAAGCCGTCGAAAGGCTTTTTGATTCCTTTCCAGGCTTCTCCTTCTCGGTTTCTGGGCCTGTTAAATCCCAGCATGGCATAGGTTATCTCCCATGGGCTACGGCCCGACCGGTAAGCCACAACAGATTTCAGGGATCGATGTCGGTGTGGTGGAAGGCGGTAAGTTGA